From the Euphorbia lathyris chromosome 6, ddEupLath1.1, whole genome shotgun sequence genome, one window contains:
- the LOC136233519 gene encoding protein LATERAL ROOT PRIMORDIUM 1: protein MGMFVVAPAATFNHHHHHHSHQNHHDSSLNLAAAGDPNATALGVGVGVGVGVIPLLTATPCLPAQNMEDQDFLNNSRHKINTGIQFWQNQTQYNNSSHNNNIKKSSVFDQNHTPANLLPTVDGGGIGGGGNSSSSGTATCQDCGNQAKKDCTHRRCRTCCKSRGYHCSTHVKSTWVPAARRRERQLMATAGGGGSGGACSSGSTSGAKKPRLINSQTTTSHTSTSNTTTPRSFDTSSSHHQDAGFKDGLPGQVRAPAVFKCVRVTAVEDGEDEYAYQAVVKIGGHVFKGFLYDQGLDQTRDQCFPNLSELHLGGGANGASTSSPIIDPADVYASASGGLLGGSTYGNPIN, encoded by the exons ATGGGGATGTTTGTTGTTGCTCCGGCAGCCACTttcaatcatcatcatcaccatCATAGTCATCAGAACCACCATGATTCATCTCTTAATCTGGCTGCCGCCGGTGATCCGAATGCTACTGCTCTCGGCGTCGGAGTTGGTGTTGGTGTAGGTGTTATTCCGCTTCTCACGGCTACGCCGTGTCTCCCGGCGCAAAACATGGAGGATCAAGATTTCTTGAACAATAGCCGGCACAAGATTAATACTGGGATTCAGTTCTGGCAGAACCAGACACAATATAATAATAGTagtcataataataatattaagaaAAGTAGTGTTTTTGACCAGAATCATACGCCGGCGAATCTGTTACCCACCGTGGACGGCGGAGGGATTGGCGGTGGTGGGAATTCATCTTCTTCCGGTACAGCAACTTGTCAAGATTGTGGAAACCAAGCTAAGAAAGATTGTACACATAGACGGTGCAGAACCTGCTGCAAAAGCCGTGGCTATCACTGTTCAACTCACGTGAAAAGCACGTGGGTTCCGGCGGCGCGGAGGCGAGAGCGGCAGTTAATGGCAACAGCTGGCGGTGGTGGAAGTGGTGGTGCTTGCTCTTCTGGGTCTACTTCTGGTGCTAAGAAACCTAGACTCATAAATTCACAAACCACAACTTCTCATACTTCTACTTCTAACACTACTACTCCTAGAAGCTTTGATACTAGCTCTAGTCATCATCAAG ATGCAGGTTTCAAAGACGGGCTGCCGGGGCAAGTACGTGCACCGGCGGTTTTCAAGTGTGTTAGAGTCACCGCGGTGGAAGACGGTGAAGATGAGTATGCATATCAAGCTGTGGTGAAGATTGGTGGTCATGTATTTAAAGGGTTTCTCTATGATCAAGGTCTTGATCAAACAAGAGATCAATGTTTCCCTAATCTTTCTGAATTACATTTGGGGGGAGGTGCTAATGGAGCTTCTACTTCGTCTCCGATTATCGATCCGGCCGACGTTTATGCTTCTGCATCCGGTGGATTGCTTGGTGGTTCAACTTATGGTAATCCCATAAATTGA